A stretch of Anoplolepis gracilipes chromosome 12, ASM4749672v1, whole genome shotgun sequence DNA encodes these proteins:
- the LOC140672097 gene encoding disintegrin and metalloproteinase domain-containing protein 10 yields the protein MRVAALAVGEEGEEEEDEDEEEETVAEDRTGHRHEARGLAMCPAATAAVGGRSRQPATTCPIFFVLLLLLLLPVWILTIVVDASPLHPAPLHRDITRNSYIGYYEAATYDTATLRQHRNRIRRDVADFEQPLILHLKTLDRSWTIRLVHDASLFSNDASFESTDGPISFDTSHSYVGTILEDESAIVQGVVTKDGLFDGSIVTRFEEYYIEPTSRYLNKNEDTSPPYHSIAYRTSDVTIPPRASCASHQLHQEGALRDSFDRYRYNNSQGFYEPLLGEHVALYSKKNNARVFTLETNNEDDYIDVSNRDRIARHLHKRATVDPRKTTCMLYLQADHQFFTRYGTEEACIEVMTRHVQRVNSIYKHTDFNQDGRPDNISFMIKRVKVHSKDALNDPTYRFPSNYGVEKYLELFSEEDYDAFCLAYMFTYRDFEMGTLGLAWTGDLKNAGGVCEKNGHYRGSMKSLNTGIVTLLNYGKHVPPAVSHVTLAHEIGHNFGSPHDPEQCTPGGEDGNFIMFARATSGDKRNNNRFSPCSLNAINPVLNSKARSPKGCFTEPQVSLCGNGVVEEGEQCDCGWEEDCRDSCCFPQRRYLSTGETPCTLTPNSVCSPSQGPCCTAECGLRFGDKCRDDNGCRDASFCDGRSPNCPPSINKPNKTICNRELVCFMGECTGSICLAYGLESCQCIPGPNDPPTKACELCCRHPGENQPCKSSFDWNSPPYDIPDMFSKPGTPCNDYNGYCDVFQKCREVDPSGPLATLRKLLLSDESLATFRRWVAEHWYAAALIILAAISLLVASMRLLGKRPDLKLKSVTIIHSSTTETVRLPPEGAEGVTVHPPAVRAKLPLSRKVREKRRHRKHKEGGHTDKSNNKDVITKKKQQNQQTKRLSTGQVDDLARKRPAEVLAAAAQENKRKKTTSAKDKGQTAGNNLAGGSSGGDNDKRKRKKQHRKEVIDYSAIQAEKEPEPNADPKSKVRSWLLASSQCRPDIGARTNVSGLPKSKSTPVGLTASGGGVVASRQPVAPVSRQQAPALARRPGALEAGRLVELKNSSGSLARKERARLQVVYKPPFRFSVKLRKSDKVAQAPAGATASHNRTTKLPRTGVLLRTAAKRKDRVRIGRARQIAPTGIGNSGGDLPEPANSDLHTVPSDLEVLLSESEFLFSDT from the exons GGGCATCGCCACGAGGCTCGCGGGCTCGCGATGTGCCCCGCGGCTACGGCTGCAGTGGGGGGCAGAAGTCGACAGCCCGCCACGACGTGTCCGATTTTCTTtgtgttgctgctgctgctgctgttacCCGTTTGGATTCTGACGATCGTCGTCGATGCGTCTCCCCTTCATCCCGCACCGCTGCACAGAG atattacgCGCAACTCATACATCGGATATTACGAAGCAGCTACTTACGACACCGCGACCTTGAGACAACATCGCAACCGGATACGTCGCGACGTCGCCGACTTCGAGCAACCTCTGATTCTGCATCTGAAGACGCTTGACAG ATCCTGGACGATACGGTTAGTTCACGACGCAAGTCTGTTCAGCAACGACGCATCTTTCGAAAGTACTGACGGACCAATATCCTTTGACACATCGCATTCTTACGTCGGTACTATTTTAG AAGACGAGAGCGCCATAGTGCAGGGCGTTGTTACGAAAGATGGTCTATTCGACGGTAGCATCGTGACCAGATTCGAAGAGTATTACATCGAGCCGACGAGCAggtatttgaataaaaatgaagacACGTCGCCGCCCTATCACAGCATAGCTTATCGTACTTCCGACGTTACTATCCCGCCACGTGCATCGTGTGCCAGTCATCAGCTACACCAAGAGGGAGCTCTCCGTGATTCCTTCGATAG ATATAGATACAACAACTCTCAGGGATTCTACGAGCCCTTGCTCGGCGAACATGTTGCTCTCTACTCGAAGAAAAACAACGCGAGGGTGTTCACATTAGAAACGAATAACGAGGATGATTACATAGA TGTGAGCAACAGAGATCGGATCGCGAGGCATCTGCACAAGCGCGCAACGGTAGATCCCCGGAAAACTACCTGCATGCTCTACTTGCAAGCGGACCATCAGTTTTTCACGCGATACGGCACGGAGGAAGCCTGTATTGAGGTGATGACGAGGCACGTGCAGAGAGTCAACTCCATCTACAAACATACGG aCTTCAATCAAGACGGACGGCCGGATAACATCAGCTTTATGATAAAACGTGTCAAGGTGCACAGCAAGGATGCGCTGAATGATCCTACTTATCGTTTCCCAAGCAATTACGGCGTAGAGAAATATTTAGAGCTCTTCTCAG AGGAGGATTATGACGCGTTCTGCCTGGCTTACATGTTCACGTATCGTGACTTTGAAATGGGAACCCTGGGTTTGGCGTGGACGGGCGATTTGAAGAACGCCGGCGGCGTATGTGAAAAGAACGGG CATTACCGCGGCAGCATGAAGTCACTCAACACCGGCATAGTGACCCTATTAAATTACGGGAAGCACGTACCGCCTGCGGTCTCTCACGTTACTTTGGCTCACGAGATCGGCCACAACTTTGGCTCGCCG CACGATCCGGAACAATGTACGCCAGGCGGTGAGGATGGCAACTTTATAATGTTCGCCCGCGCTACCAGTGGTGACAAGCGTAACAACAATCGCTTCAGCCCGTGCAGCTTGAACGCCATAAATCCCGTGCTCAACAGCAAAGCACGTTCGCCAAAAGGATGCTTTACCG AACCGCAAGTATCGCTGTGCGGTAACGGCGTAGTGGAGGAAGGCGAGCAGTGCGACTGCGGCTGGGAGGAAGATTGTCGGGATTCGTGTTGCTTTCCTCAACGCCGTTATCTGTCGACCGGGGAGACCCCGTGCACGCTCACACCAAACTCTGTGTGCAGTCCTAGTCAA GGTCCGTGTTGTACCGCTGAGTGTGGTCTCCGTTTTGGAGACAAGTGCAGGGACGACAATGGCTGCCGCGACGCGAGTTTCTGCGACGGTCGTTCCCCGAATTGTCCGCCGTCCATTAATAAGCCCAATAAAACCATTTGCAATCGCGAACTGGTTTGCTTTATGGgg GAGTGCACTGGCAGCATTTGTTTGGCATACGGATTGGAATCTTGTCAATGCATACCAGGTCCGAACGATCCGCCGACGAAGGCTTGCGAGCTCTGTTGCCGACATCCTGGAGAAAATCAACCATGCAA gTCTTCTTTTGACTGGAACTCTCCGCCGTATGATATTCCTGACATGTTCTCAAAACCGGGAACTCCTTGCAATGATTACAACGGCTACTGTgatgtttttcaaaaatgtcgcGAG gtCGATCCAAGCGGTCCATTAGCAACTttaagaaaacttttattatccGACGAGAGCCTTGCTACTTTTAGACGATGGGTTGCCGAACATTGGTATGCCGCCGCTCTAATAATTTTAGCAGCGATATCATTATTG gtGGCCAGCATGAGATTATTGGGCAAACGACCAGACTTGAAGTTAAAGTCTGTCACGATAATTCACAGTTCTACAACGGAAACGGTTCGACTTCCACCGGAGGGTGCGGAAGGAGTAACGGTACATCCACCAGCAGTGCGCGCTAAGCTTCCTCTTAGTCGAAAAGTCAGAGAAAAAAGGCGTCATCGCAAACATAAAGAGGGTGGTCACACTGACAAGTCCAATAATAAA GACGTTATAACGAAGAAAAAACAACAAAATCAGCAAACGAAAAGGTTATCTACCGGGCAGGTGGATGATCTCGCGCGGAAGAGGCCAGCCGAGGTTTTGGCTGCTGCGGCGCAAGAGAATAAACGGAAGAAGACTACATCCGCGAAAGATAAGGGACAGACTGCCGGTAATAATCTGGCTGGCGGTAGCAGCGGCGGTGATAACGATAAGAGGAAACGCAAGAAACAGCACAGGAAAGAGGTAATTGACTATTCGGCGATCCAGGCGGAAAAAGAACCAGAACCAAATGCAGATCCCAAGAGCAAAGTGCGCTCTTGGCTATTAGCGTCCTCGCAATGTCGACCAGATATCGGTGCACGGACTAACGTGAGCGGTTTGCCAAAGAGCAAATCAACTCCAGTGGGTCTAACGGCCAGTGGAGGTGGTGTAGTGGCATCTAGGCAACCGGTGGCGCCTGTGTCAAGACAACAAGCTCCAGCACTCGCGCGACGTCCTGGTGCTCTGGAAGCTGGACGGTTGGTGGAATTGAAAAATTCGTCAGGTTCCCTCGCCAGGAAGGAACGGGCGAGACTGCAAGTAGTATATAAGCCGCCGTTCCGGTTTAGTGTAAAGCTACGCAAATCTGATAAAGTGGCACAAGCACCGGCAGGCGCGACTGCGAGTCACAACAGAACGACGAAATTGCCAAGAACTGGTGTACTTTTACGAACGGCGGCCAAAAGAAAGGATAGAGTTAGGATAGGTAGAGCACGACAAATTGCGCCTACTGGCATTGGAAACAGCGGAGGTGATTTGCCAGAACCTGCCAACTCTGATTTGCATACCGTACCTTCCGATTTGGAAGTACTGTTATCGGAGAGCGAGTTTCTCTTCTCGGACACGTGA